The Desulfomicrobium escambiense DSM 10707 genome includes a region encoding these proteins:
- a CDS encoding microcin C ABC transporter permease YejB, whose amino-acid sequence MLAYILRRLALIIPTLLGILTLNFFIIQAAPGGPVEQMVARLQGLDVAAAARVSGPGADAAGGSQAAQASSKSAYRGAQGLDPDVVARIERMYGFDKPIWERYVHMLISYATFDLGESFFRSKGVLELIGEKIPVSLSLGLWSTLIIYALSIPLGIMKAVRHGSRFDVWTSTVMIVGNAIPVFLFAILLVVLFAGGSYLDWFPLRGLTSPGWSEFSLWHKVTDYFWHLALPVTAMVIGGFATLTMLTKNSFLDEIGKQYVVTARAKGVTERGILYGHVFRNAMLLVIAGFPAAFISMFFTGSLLIEVIFSLDGLGLLGFEATISRDYPVMFGSLYIFTLIGLVTKIISDLTYVLVDPRIDFEGREGR is encoded by the coding sequence ATGCTCGCCTACATCCTGCGCCGTCTGGCTCTCATCATCCCGACACTGCTGGGCATCCTGACGCTCAATTTCTTCATCATCCAGGCCGCGCCCGGCGGGCCCGTGGAGCAGATGGTCGCGCGCCTGCAGGGCCTCGACGTGGCGGCAGCGGCCCGCGTCAGCGGTCCTGGGGCCGATGCGGCCGGCGGTTCCCAGGCGGCCCAGGCGTCCTCGAAATCAGCCTACCGCGGGGCCCAGGGCCTGGATCCCGACGTGGTGGCCCGCATCGAGCGCATGTACGGCTTCGACAAGCCCATCTGGGAACGCTACGTGCACATGCTCATCAGTTACGCCACCTTCGACCTGGGCGAGAGCTTCTTCCGCAGCAAGGGGGTGCTCGAACTCATCGGCGAGAAGATCCCCGTGTCCCTGTCCCTGGGGCTGTGGAGCACCCTCATCATCTATGCCCTGTCCATTCCGCTGGGGATCATGAAGGCCGTGCGCCACGGTTCGCGCTTCGACGTCTGGACCAGCACCGTCATGATCGTGGGCAACGCCATCCCGGTCTTTCTCTTCGCCATCCTCCTCGTGGTTCTGTTCGCGGGCGGCAGCTACCTCGACTGGTTCCCCCTGCGCGGGCTGACCTCGCCGGGCTGGTCCGAGTTTTCCCTGTGGCACAAGGTCACGGACTATTTCTGGCACCTGGCCCTGCCCGTGACGGCCATGGTCATCGGCGGCTTCGCCACCCTGACCATGCTGACCAAGAACTCCTTCCTGGACGAGATCGGCAAGCAGTACGTGGTCACGGCGCGGGCCAAGGGTGTGACGGAGCGCGGCATCCTCTACGGTCACGTCTTCCGCAACGCCATGCTGCTGGTCATCGCCGGCTTCCCGGCGGCCTTCATCTCCATGTTCTTCACCGGTTCGCTCTTGATCGAGGTCATCTTCTCCCTGGACGGTCTGGGCCTCTTGGGCTTCGAGGCGACCATCAGCCGCGACTACCCCGTCATGTTCGGCTCTCTCTACATCTTCACCCTCATCGGTCTGGTCACCAAGATCATCTCGGACCTGACCTACGTGCTGGTGGACCCGCGCATCGACTTCGAAGGCAGGGAGGGCCGATGA
- a CDS encoding ABC transporter permease, with the protein MNPITRRRLRAFRANRRAFWSLWIFLFVFLASLGAELVANDRPLLVWYDGGLYAPVLKKYPETAFGGDFETEAVYRDAYVQELIDAKGWMLWPPIRYSYKTINYGLPVPAPAPPSAENWLGTDDQGRDVLARIIYGVRLSVLFGLTLTLGSSVVGVVVGAFQGYYGGLTDLAGQRFMEIWSGMPGLFILIILASMVEPGFWWLLAVTMLFSWMSLVDVVRAEFLRGRNLEYVRAARALGLPDRTIMFRHILPNAMIATVTFLPFIVSGSITTLTSLDFLGFGLPPGSPSLGELLAQGKNNLQAPWLGLSAFAVLGVILSLLVFIGEGVRDAFDPRHNA; encoded by the coding sequence ATGAACCCCATCACCCGACGTCGGCTGCGCGCCTTCCGGGCCAACAGGCGCGCCTTCTGGTCCCTTTGGATCTTCCTGTTCGTCTTCCTGGCCAGCCTCGGGGCCGAACTCGTCGCCAACGACAGGCCGCTGCTGGTCTGGTACGATGGGGGCCTGTACGCGCCGGTCCTGAAGAAATACCCCGAGACCGCTTTCGGCGGCGATTTCGAGACCGAGGCCGTGTACCGCGACGCCTACGTCCAGGAACTCATCGACGCCAAGGGCTGGATGCTCTGGCCGCCCATCCGCTACAGCTACAAGACCATCAACTACGGCCTGCCCGTGCCCGCCCCGGCCCCGCCCTCGGCCGAGAACTGGCTCGGCACTGACGACCAGGGCCGCGACGTGCTGGCCCGCATCATCTACGGCGTGCGCCTGTCCGTGCTCTTCGGTCTGACCCTGACCCTGGGCAGTTCCGTCGTCGGCGTGGTCGTGGGCGCCTTCCAGGGCTACTACGGCGGGCTGACGGACCTGGCCGGGCAGCGCTTCATGGAGATCTGGTCGGGCATGCCCGGGCTCTTCATCCTCATCATCCTGGCCTCCATGGTCGAGCCGGGGTTCTGGTGGCTTTTGGCCGTGACCATGCTCTTCTCGTGGATGAGCCTCGTCGACGTGGTGAGGGCCGAGTTCCTGCGCGGCCGCAACCTCGAGTACGTGCGCGCGGCCAGGGCGTTGGGGCTGCCGGACCGGACCATCATGTTCCGGCACATACTGCCCAACGCCATGATCGCCACCGTGACTTTCCTGCCCTTTATCGTCAGCGGGTCCATCACCACGCTCACCTCCCTGGACTTCCTCGGCTTCGGCCTGCCGCCGGGCTCGCCGTCCCTGGGGGAACTGCTGGCTCAGGGCAAGAACAACCTGCAGGCCCCCTGGCTCGGGCTCTCGGCCTTCGCGGTCCTGGGCGTCATCCTGAGCCTTTTGGTTTTCATCGGAGAAGGAGTACGTGATGCCTTTGATCCCCGCCACAACGCCTAG
- a CDS encoding ABC transporter ATP-binding protein, with protein MPLIPATTPSRPPATPEAGRVEPLLSIRDLRVDFAVEGRSVAAVQGVSLSVLPGRTTALVGESGSGKSVTALSVLRLLPPSARVGGEIRFEGRDLAGLDEASLREVRGGRVGMIFQEPMTSLNPLHAIGRQIGEAVGLHRPGADARARTLELLDLVGIPDPASRLGAFPHQLSGGQRQRVMIAMALANDPALLIADEPTTALDVTIQSQVLGLLRDLQGRLGMAILLISHDLGVVRHMADEVHVMREGRIVEHGPRDEIFSAPSHPYTRALLTSAPAGRPDPLGEAAGNLVEARGVRVWFPQGKTFLGRPTSFIKAVTDADLTIRRGESLGVVGESGSGKTTLGLALLRLLSSGGEVVFDGRTLSAMRERQVRDLRRNFQIVFQDPYGSLSPRMTVGQIVAEGLDAHRLASGSERERRIAEILEAVDLDPSAMHRYPHEFSGGQRQRISIARALILRPEFLVLDEPTSALDRTVQFQIVELLRDLRARFGLTYMFITHDLSLVRALCHRVVIMKDGRIVEQGDTGAIFERPGQEYTRALLAAALE; from the coding sequence ATGCCTTTGATCCCCGCCACAACGCCTAGCCGGCCGCCCGCGACGCCGGAAGCGGGTCGCGTGGAGCCGCTCCTGAGCATCCGCGACCTGCGCGTGGATTTCGCGGTGGAAGGGCGGAGCGTCGCGGCCGTGCAGGGCGTGTCCCTGTCCGTGCTGCCGGGCCGGACCACGGCCCTGGTGGGGGAGAGCGGTTCGGGCAAGTCCGTGACGGCCCTTTCCGTCTTGCGCTTGCTGCCGCCCTCGGCGCGCGTCGGCGGGGAGATCCGGTTCGAGGGGCGCGACTTGGCCGGGCTGGACGAGGCGTCCCTGCGCGAGGTGCGCGGCGGGCGCGTCGGCATGATCTTTCAGGAGCCCATGACTTCCCTGAACCCCCTGCACGCCATCGGCCGCCAGATCGGCGAGGCCGTCGGACTGCACCGGCCCGGCGCCGACGCCCGGGCCCGCACCCTGGAACTGCTGGACCTGGTCGGCATCCCCGACCCGGCCTCGCGCCTGGGGGCCTTCCCGCACCAACTCTCTGGCGGGCAGCGGCAGCGCGTCATGATCGCCATGGCCCTGGCCAACGATCCGGCCCTGCTGATCGCCGACGAGCCGACCACGGCCCTGGACGTGACCATCCAGTCCCAGGTCCTGGGACTGCTGCGGGACCTGCAAGGGCGGCTGGGCATGGCCATCCTGCTCATCTCCCACGATCTGGGTGTGGTGCGCCACATGGCCGACGAGGTGCACGTCATGCGCGAGGGCCGCATCGTCGAGCATGGCCCACGAGATGAGATTTTCTCCGCGCCGTCGCACCCCTACACCAGGGCCTTGCTGACCAGCGCGCCGGCGGGACGGCCGGACCCTCTGGGCGAGGCGGCCGGGAACCTGGTGGAGGCCAGGGGCGTGCGGGTCTGGTTCCCGCAGGGGAAGACCTTTCTCGGGCGCCCCACGAGCTTCATCAAGGCAGTGACCGACGCGGACCTGACCATCCGCCGGGGCGAGTCCCTAGGCGTGGTCGGGGAGAGTGGCTCGGGCAAGACCACCCTGGGCCTGGCCCTGCTGCGCCTGCTGTCGAGCGGCGGCGAGGTCGTCTTCGACGGGCGGACCCTGTCGGCCATGCGCGAGAGACAGGTCCGGGACCTGCGCCGGAATTTTCAGATCGTCTTTCAGGACCCGTACGGCAGCCTCAGCCCGCGCATGACCGTGGGCCAGATCGTGGCCGAGGGCCTCGACGCGCACAGACTGGCCTCCGGCTCCGAACGGGAGCGGCGCATCGCCGAGATTCTGGAGGCCGTGGACCTGGACCCCTCCGCCATGCACCGCTACCCCCACGAATTCTCGGGCGGCCAGCGCCAGCGCATCTCCATCGCCCGGGCCCTGATCCTGCGGCCAGAATTCCTGGTTCTGGACGAGCCCACCTCGGCCCTGGACCGCACGGTGCAGTTCCAGATCGTCGAACTGCTGCGCGACCTGCGGGCCCGTTTCGGCCTGACCTACATGTTCATCACCCACGATCTCTCCCTGGTGCGGGCCCTGTGCCACCGCGTCGTCATCATGAAGGACGGGCGCATCGTGGAGCAGGGGGATACAGGGGCCATTTTCGAGCGGCCCGGCCAGGAGTACACCCGCGCCCTGCTGGCCGCCGCCCTGGAGTGA
- a CDS encoding TrkH family potassium uptake protein: protein MTTIRKFVSPAFLPVYFFAGTILFGGILLHLSAAQNGTAISWLDAMFTSVSATCVTGLTVVDTGTTFSTFGLTVLAVLIHVGGLGVMTYTSLVFYLWRRRVTLTDRLAVGESLLGDPSFRLGRFLVRVFVVCLSIEAVGAMALQAFTGGEMGWFGAFFHAVSAFCNAGFALYPDNLMRFGGDLPVSLVFMLLIFLGGIGFYVLVELPGFFGSLLGFKRLSGRLSWQSSLVIRTSLWLVFLGWAVFLCIEKPQDGLFTAVLQSLFQSVTARTAGFNTMDIGVMTDTSLFVFILLMVIGGSPGSCAGGIKTTTLRVLLGFGASQVKGREQVVVEGYAVDVPTVNKAMTLTILAVVLVLASVFVLTVTEGANVPHQMVRGKFIELFFEAASAFGTVGLSTGLTPHLSVPGKLVVMMLMFVGRLGPIVFLTMLQAWQTREHFRRAERNMLIG, encoded by the coding sequence GTGACCACCATCCGCAAATTCGTCTCTCCGGCGTTTCTGCCGGTTTATTTCTTCGCCGGGACCATTCTTTTCGGCGGCATCCTGCTGCACCTCTCGGCCGCCCAGAACGGTACGGCCATCTCCTGGCTCGACGCCATGTTCACGTCGGTCTCCGCGACCTGCGTGACGGGCCTGACCGTGGTGGACACGGGCACGACCTTCTCGACGTTCGGACTGACCGTCCTGGCCGTGCTGATCCACGTCGGCGGCCTGGGCGTCATGACCTACACGAGCCTGGTCTTCTACCTCTGGCGCCGGCGCGTGACCCTCACGGACCGCCTGGCCGTGGGCGAGTCCCTGCTGGGCGACCCATCTTTCAGGCTGGGGCGTTTTCTGGTTCGGGTCTTCGTGGTCTGCCTGAGCATCGAGGCCGTGGGGGCCATGGCGCTGCAGGCCTTCACCGGCGGCGAGATGGGCTGGTTCGGGGCGTTCTTCCACGCCGTGTCGGCCTTCTGCAACGCCGGCTTCGCCCTCTACCCGGACAACCTCATGCGCTTCGGCGGGGATCTGCCCGTCAGCCTCGTCTTTATGCTCCTCATCTTTCTGGGGGGCATCGGCTTCTACGTCCTGGTGGAATTGCCCGGGTTCTTCGGGTCGCTCCTGGGTTTCAAGCGCCTTTCGGGGCGGCTCAGCTGGCAGAGTTCCCTGGTCATCCGTACCAGCCTGTGGCTCGTATTCTTGGGCTGGGCCGTGTTCCTCTGCATCGAAAAGCCCCAGGACGGCCTTTTTACGGCCGTGCTGCAAAGCCTCTTCCAGTCCGTGACGGCCCGCACAGCCGGGTTCAACACCATGGACATCGGCGTCATGACGGACACGTCCCTTTTCGTGTTCATCCTGCTCATGGTCATCGGCGGCTCGCCAGGATCCTGCGCCGGCGGCATCAAGACCACGACCCTGCGCGTGCTGCTCGGCTTCGGCGCCTCCCAGGTCAAGGGGCGCGAGCAGGTCGTGGTCGAGGGCTACGCCGTGGACGTCCCCACGGTGAACAAGGCCATGACCTTGACCATCCTGGCCGTGGTCCTCGTACTGGCCTCGGTCTTCGTCCTGACCGTGACCGAGGGGGCCAACGTGCCGCACCAGATGGTGCGTGGCAAGTTCATCGAGCTCTTTTTCGAGGCCGCGTCGGCCTTCGGCACCGTGGGACTCAGCACCGGCTTGACCCCGCACCTGTCGGTCCCGGGCAAGCTCGTCGTCATGATGCTCATGTTCGTCGGGCGTCTGGGGCCCATCGTTTTTCTGACCATGCTGCAGGCCTGGCAGACCCGTGAACACTTCCGCCGCGCGGAACGCAACATGCTCATAGGCTAG
- a CDS encoding acyl-CoA thioesterase, with the protein MARVQIETPQAWLFRARLAVRVSDVNYGGHLGNDRVLGLAHEARVMWLSSLGLSEKDVGGAGLIMADAALLFRAEAFLGDELDVDLGVTEVRRSGFELVYRLTRVSDAAEIAVVKTGMVCFDYAARKVARVPESFATLLGSQA; encoded by the coding sequence ATGGCGCGAGTGCAGATTGAGACGCCGCAGGCGTGGCTCTTCCGGGCGCGGCTGGCGGTGCGGGTTTCGGACGTGAATTACGGGGGGCACTTGGGCAATGACCGGGTGCTGGGGCTGGCGCACGAGGCGCGGGTGATGTGGCTGTCGTCCCTGGGGCTGTCCGAGAAGGACGTGGGCGGGGCGGGGCTTATCATGGCCGACGCGGCCCTGCTTTTCCGGGCCGAGGCTTTCCTGGGCGACGAACTGGATGTTGACTTGGGTGTCACGGAAGTGCGGCGCTCGGGTTTTGAGCTGGTCTATCGGTTGACCCGTGTGTCCGACGCGGCCGAGATCGCCGTGGTCAAGACGGGCATGGTCTGCTTCGACTACGCGGCGCGAAAGGTCGCGCGGGTTCCCGAGAGTTTCGCCACACTTTTGGGGTCGCAGGCGTGA
- a CDS encoding potassium channel family protein yields MARKEFGVVGLGKFGLSLARSLMAHGQQVVGLDSDPEKVKAAAETLTHAYQAEAVDKTALQQLGFGELPEVIVSTGHSMEASILVTLFLKELGCRSVTVKAISHDHEKVLRKVGADSVIFPERYAAEQLAAKLAVPGLIDYLPLGTNVILKELVVDKWAGKNLRELNLTNAYGIQVVAVRAADEQHFVFVPKADAALQQGDTLAVIGRGESLEGLVS; encoded by the coding sequence ATGGCACGCAAGGAATTCGGAGTGGTGGGCCTGGGCAAGTTCGGCTTGAGTCTGGCCCGGTCCCTCATGGCGCATGGGCAGCAGGTCGTGGGCCTGGACAGCGACCCAGAAAAGGTCAAGGCCGCGGCCGAGACCCTGACTCACGCCTACCAGGCCGAGGCCGTGGACAAGACGGCCCTGCAGCAGCTGGGTTTCGGCGAACTGCCGGAGGTCATCGTCAGCACTGGGCATTCCATGGAGGCGAGCATCCTCGTCACCCTGTTCCTGAAGGAGCTGGGTTGCCGCAGCGTCACGGTCAAGGCCATCAGCCACGACCACGAGAAGGTGTTGCGCAAGGTCGGGGCCGATTCGGTCATCTTCCCCGAACGCTACGCCGCCGAACAACTGGCCGCCAAGCTGGCCGTGCCGGGCCTCATCGACTACCTGCCGCTGGGCACAAACGTCATTCTGAAGGAACTGGTGGTCGACAAGTGGGCCGGCAAGAACCTGCGCGAGCTGAACCTGACCAATGCCTACGGCATCCAGGTCGTGGCCGTGCGGGCGGCTGACGAACAGCATTTCGTGTTCGTGCCCAAGGCTGATGCGGCCCTGCAGCAGGGGGACACGCTGGCGGTCATCGGGCGGGGGGAGAGTTTGGAGGGGCTTGTATCCTGA